Within Pseudomonas sp. LBUM920, the genomic segment ACATCCGCGAAGCCTCGCGTTTGCCGGTGGCGGCGTATCAGGTGAGTGGTGAGTACGCGATGATCAAGTTTGGTGCCCAGGCAGGGGCGATTGATGAGGCGCGGGTGGTGCGCGAAACGTTGGGGTCGATCAAGCGTGCGGGTGCGGATTTGATTTTTACTTACTTTGCGATGGATTTGGCGTTGGCGGGGATTTGATTTGGGCTTGTGATCCTGTGGCGAGAGAGGTTGCTCGCCGCAGGCGCTTCTAACTGCACCTATACCGAGTCAGCCTAGTTTTAGCAAAAATCGTGTTGCTCCCGTATGTCGTTGGTGAGATCGCTCTCTTCATAAGAGAAAATAGGCACAAGCTCACCGTCCGGAACTCCCATAGTCATCTCGTAGGCGACAAGTCCGGTAGACATATGCGAAGACATCCCTCATGGGTGGACATTGATTTTTGCGCCCTTGCATAAAAACTTAATATGTTTAAAGTCTGCCCTCATTAAACCGAAGCAGTCGTAGAGGTCCAGTGCTGTGTAGGCGCTTCGTGTTTCATCGCTCATCAGTAGGTAAAGGATGGGTTTGCACCCTTCGTATTCGATGATTGCGTTTTCACGTGTTCCGTTTTTAATGATTTATTGTATTAGTTGAATTTCTCATAACCGCTTGCATCTAATGATTTTATCCAGCTTTTGAAAAAATCCACTTGTTCTTGTGGGTTGTTCGTTAGGTTATTTTCTTCATAATCAAATATATGAACAATATCAGCCCGTGATGCTTGTTTGCCTAATGTCATTTCATATGCAACAAGCCCATTGCTCATTTGAGAGGCCATTCTCGACGGCATGACATTTATTTTTGCTCCCTTACAAAGAAATGTAATATGAGGGAAGTCTGCCCTGACCTTCGCTAAGCACACAAAAATATCCTTTCCCGTGTAGATTTTTTTGAAATTTTCAGCCTCGGAAAATGTCATTGAGAGATTCTCAACACTATATTTAACGGTAACTTCCAATCTCTGATTGCCGATAGCTACTTTTATTTTTTGCGTATTCATACTATTTCTTGTTCCGGTTGGGAATTGAGTACCCTACATAGCTTCCGTCACTTTTTACAGGTGTCATGCCCAAAATGTCCTCTGGGTCTATTTTGTGATGGATTGCAAATTCTTTCTCATTAGAGAATGGTGTCATTTTGCCGAGTTCTAAATTTACATCATGGCCCGGTATGCTTTTTATAACGTATAAATATCCGTCCCTCGTGCCGAACCCGGTTGAAAAATCTATAGCGGTGAGTCTTGATGGAGAGGTGCTTATAAAGTTACTAGGCGGATCGTTACTGTTTAGAGCGTGAAGGTAAAGGTCGTTGCTTTCTCCCTTGCTCTTGAACCCCGTTCTAAAAACTTCATCCGGATGTTTCCTATCTCCCCGAAATAAGTAGTCCTCGTCATCACTTGATTGTGGTGGTTCAGGTTCGTTTTTGTAAACGTTCGCTTTTGTCGAAGGCTCATCAGCAGATGTTACTTTAAGCTTGCACCCACCTTCACCAGGGCATGTGTTCAATCCCAGCGGGTCAACCCACCCTGTAGGATTGGGCGCGTACCGGTACGCGTTGATCCCACCCGCCAGCTTCACCGGGTCCGGCGTCAGGTAACGACCAATATCTGGATTGTAGTAGCGATGGCGGTTGTAGTGCAGCCCGCTTTCTTCGTCGAAGTATTGGCCTTGGAAGCGCAGCGGGTTGTCGACTTTGTTTATGTCGAGGCGGCTGATCTGGCCATAGGCGCGGTAGTGTGCGGACCAGACGATTTCGCCGTCGGGGGCGGTGAGTTCCTGCGGGGTGCCGAGGTGGTCGAGTTGGTAGTGGAACGGCTGGGTATTTTTTGGACCAAAGCCCTCCAGCAGGACCAGCGGGCGGAAACTGTCCGGCTCGTAGATATAACTGCGATGCCTGTCCGCGTGATGCTCCGCAACCAGCTTGTCGCCTTGCCAGAAAAACTCCGTGGTTAGGTCGTCGACGGTTTTGCTGATCCGCCGACCAAACGGGTCATAGCGATAGCTGGCTGTTTTCCCGTTCGGCTGGCTAATGCCGATAAGTCGGTGCTGGCAGTCGTAGCGATATTCGGTGACAAGTTGATGGCCTTTACCGCGTCTTTGGCGGATCAGATTGCCGAACGCGTCATAGTCGTAATGATGATCGCCCTGAATCACCAACCGATTTCCCGCCACGATGTCCGGACCGGGTCGGTCCTGCATCAGCAGGTTGCCGGCCGGGTCGTGGCCGAAGCGCTCTTGCACGTCTTGCGAGTGATCCGCTCGAGTCAGGCGGGCGAGGGGGTCGTAGTGGTAGTGGTGTTCACCTTTGCGCGTATCGAGCAGGCGGGTGAGGTTGCCGGATTTGTCGTAGTCGTAGTGGCGGCGGTAGAGCTTGTGCTCCTGTTGGGTGACTGCGTGGGCGTGTAGACGGTTTTGGTCGTCGTAGTCGTAATGGCTGAGCAGTTGGCCTTGTTGGCGTTGGCGCTCTTTTCCGGTGTTGAAGAGGTGGGATGTTAGGGTTTTGCCATTCAGCTCGACGGTGGCGAGGTGGCCGCTTTTGTCGTGGTTGAAGGTGAGGCGGTTGTTATCCGGCAGGCGCAGGTTTTTCAGTTGGCCGCAGGCGTCGTAGCCGTAGCGCAGGGTGCCCCAGCCTTGGTGGTCGGCGATGAGGCGGTTTTGGCTGTCGTATTCGTAGGCTAACGCCCAGTGGCCGTCGTCGACGCTGAGGAGGTTGCCCTGGCGGTCGTAGGCGTAATCGACCACTCCACCGTCTGGCAGGGTTTTTCGTACAAGGCGGCCGGAAGGGTCTCGCTCGTAGCGGGTAATGAACTGACTGCCATCGTCGCCGTGTTCGGTCTTTACCAGCAGGTTGCCGTTGAGGTCGTAGACGTACGCCGTACGCTGGCCGTCAAAGCCGATTTCCTGCTGGATCAGGCCGTTGGGATGGTAATCCAGCCGGTAGGTTTCGCCGACTTCGTTTTCGATTTCGGTCAGCAATAACCGCACGTTGTCGTAGCGGTATTTAACCTGGGTGCCATCGGCGTTGAGACGGCGGCTGATCAGATGCAAACCGTCGGCATATTCGTAACGAGTGACGTGGCCCAGTTCATCACGTTCGGAGGTGATTTTTCCGTAGGGGTTGTAGCTGAATTCTCGCGTCTCTCCATTGGGCTTGGTGAGTTTCAACAAGCGCCCTGCGGCGTCCCATTGATACTTCGTCAGCGCGCCATGCTCATCCTCACGCGCAACTTGTCGTCCAACATCGTCATAGCGATAACGCTTAACCCCACCATTCGGCAGTTGTTCCTCAACGAGCTGTCCACGCTCATTCCAGACCAGCCGATGAGACCCGTTATCCGGGTACCAAACCCCAATCAGCTGCCCGTGTTTGTCGTAGGTGTAGTCTGTAATGTGGCCGTCAGGATCTGTCTGACGCGTAACGTCGCCTTGTTCGTTACGCTCATACTTCCAAACCGCTTCACCCCGCCGTACGACCCGTACGAACCCGTTGTCATGCTCGTAGGAAGTCGGCTCATCCTCCCCAGGAAACAACGCCACCAAACGTCCGGCGTCGTCATACTGATACGCCGTCACCGCCCCCAGCGGATCCTGCTCAACCGTCAGCCGGCCCTTGTCATCGTAGGATTTGAAATGCTCCGCGCCATTGGGATCAATCCGCTGCACCAGCCGCGCCCGCTGATCGTGGACATACACTTCCTGGCTACCATCAGCGTTGTGAACCGTGACCCTGCCGCCGTCTTCCCACGCATACCGCGTGTCCATCTGCGAAAAACTGGCCCAGTGCCGAACACATCGCGCGGCCTTGCCAGACCGTTCCCACGCCCAAAAGAAACTCGCCCCACCGGCCAGCTGCCGCTCAAGAATGACGTGCTGATCGTCGTACCGATAAACCTCGCTTTCACCTACAGCATTGGTCGCCGAAACCAATCGGCCAGCGTCGTCATAGGCGTAGGAAACGACGTTCTGCTCCGTCACCCACACATACGGCTCACGGCCTTTGGCGCGATGAACCTGATAGTCAACCGCCACAATGCGGCCCAGTTCATAGCGCAAAAACAAAGACCGGCCTACACCGTTATCCAGCCGCTCAATCCGCCCCAAACGATCACGAATAATCCGCAGCCGGTTGTCATACGCGTCGCTGATCGCTGTCAGCACACCGTCGCGGAAATGGTAGAAACGCGACGCCTGGGCCAGCACCAACTCATCGGGCAGGGTACCCAAATAGATCGCCGCTTCAGCCAAGCTGTTGGTGATCGCCGGTCGAGCGGCGGTAGGCAAGGGCAGGGCAGTCGACCGATTCTCATGATCCGTCCAAACCACCGAGTCACCCGTCACCACCAACCGCTGCGCCAGCGCATGACTCCAGCCAAACCCCAACCCACAATCCACTTCCACCGCACTGGTGCGATACAACCGCGTCCACTCAAACGGCAATATCCCGTCCAGCGCGCCATCGGTAAGCGTCAGTAATTCCTCCCCGGTGACCATCGACACCGGGCAGCCATGGGTGGCGGTTTTGTCGGCAGGCGCCGCCGCATCTCCCTGCGGATTTTTCGCAGCGACAGGCACATCATCGACATACTCTTGCCGCACGAGCACCGTCTTCTGCGTCTTGCTGCGAACCATCGACACCGCGTTCGTAATCAGGTTGTCTCC encodes:
- a CDS encoding RHS repeat-associated core domain-containing protein — its product is MDSETRDVESVLSDFKRCLNTYELWAESYISFSALDVDQVFKVGDEVALVAPINRSILPSSAVAVCKQDGTLTLVHMFQSSQFVPIGNTPVVLQTIDPNGGPLGDPIKKFIGPSGILKITECDRNQKYRVNFYPNVSKEHFKALYASYQSVITSLEHWLRTEWRATFGPLWNKYSEANFLKRYLLLHQAYAKGFGDALGSLWDTLKLLFEWLTHPLTYAEQLLHYLTQAEFGKLLNVSAEMLAKGLLVLSDEPLLFIYLAAMVSWMRMMPPPLMNELLGSISLEVLINVLLCLATAGMGLVIRLGSKVLGSIKSHRARRWLEHMAKQFGKSQLGEHVEAAKPILLGSPAIQIQTVPVAPLKAGDNLITNAVSMVRSKTQKTVLVRQEYVDDVPVAAKNPQGDAAAPADKTATHGCPVSMVTGEELLTLTDGALDGILPFEWTRLYRTSAVEVDCGLGFGWSHALAQRLVVTGDSVVWTDHENRSTALPLPTAARPAITNSLAEAAIYLGTLPDELVLAQASRFYHFRDGVLTAISDAYDNRLRIIRDRLGRIERLDNGVGRSLFLRYELGRIVAVDYQVHRAKGREPYVWVTEQNVVSYAYDDAGRLVSATNAVGESEVYRYDDQHVILERQLAGGASFFWAWERSGKAARCVRHWASFSQMDTRYAWEDGGRVTVHNADGSQEVYVHDQRARLVQRIDPNGAEHFKSYDDKGRLTVEQDPLGAVTAYQYDDAGRLVALFPGEDEPTSYEHDNGFVRVVRRGEAVWKYERNEQGDVTRQTDPDGHITDYTYDKHGQLIGVWYPDNGSHRLVWNERGQLVEEQLPNGGVKRYRYDDVGRQVAREDEHGALTKYQWDAAGRLLKLTKPNGETREFSYNPYGKITSERDELGHVTRYEYADGLHLISRRLNADGTQVKYRYDNVRLLLTEIENEVGETYRLDYHPNGLIQQEIGFDGQRTAYVYDLNGNLLVKTEHGDDGSQFITRYERDPSGRLVRKTLPDGGVVDYAYDRQGNLLSVDDGHWALAYEYDSQNRLIADHQGWGTLRYGYDACGQLKNLRLPDNNRLTFNHDKSGHLATVELNGKTLTSHLFNTGKERQRQQGQLLSHYDYDDQNRLHAHAVTQQEHKLYRRHYDYDKSGNLTRLLDTRKGEHHYHYDPLARLTRADHSQDVQERFGHDPAGNLLMQDRPGPDIVAGNRLVIQGDHHYDYDAFGNLIRQRRGKGHQLVTEYRYDCQHRLIGISQPNGKTASYRYDPFGRRISKTVDDLTTEFFWQGDKLVAEHHADRHRSYIYEPDSFRPLVLLEGFGPKNTQPFHYQLDHLGTPQELTAPDGEIVWSAHYRAYGQISRLDINKVDNPLRFQGQYFDEESGLHYNRHRYYNPDIGRYLTPDPVKLAGGINAYRYAPNPTGWVDPLGLNTCPGEGGCKLKVTSADEPSTKANVYKNEPEPPQSSDDEDYLFRGDRKHPDEVFRTGFKSKGESNDLYLHALNSNDPPSNFISTSPSRLTAIDFSTGFGTRDGYLYVIKSIPGHDVNLELGKMTPFSNEKEFAIHHKIDPEDILGMTPVKSDGSYVGYSIPNRNKK